The genomic region GAGGCGCCTAGAAAAGCGAGGCTTTATGGAACAATCAAATAAATGAAATTATTTATACACCAGTCCGATTTACTATAGAACCATTATTTTGGGATTTATGTTCTAGACGCTTTTAAATTATGATTTATTTTGTTGGCGTAATAAATCGCGAATTTCAGTTAATAAGACAGTGTTTTCTTCAATTTCTTCTTCGACTTCTGAAGGTTTAACAATAGTGTTAGCAATCTTTACAAAAATAAATAAAGCAAATGCGATAATAATAAAGTCGATGACTGATTGAATAAAAATACCGTATTTAATACCAAACATAGACCAATTCTCAGCAAAATCAACTTCGCCAAATAATAGACCAATTAAAGGCATGATGATATTTTCAACTAAAGATGTAACAATTTTATTAAATGCAGCCCCCATAACTACGGCAATAGCTAAATCTAATACATTTCCTTTTAATGCGAACGCTTTAAATTCTTGAAACATAGCAATTCTCCTTATAAATATAAATTGATAAATGAATAAAAAAAGTATACCCTAAAAACGTTTTGTTTACAATCGTAAAATATATATAATTATATGTTATATTTTGTAAACTTAAAAACTAAAAAATATTGAAGGTTATAAAAGTTTAAAGCGTTTTAATTGATGGCATTCGTTTGGTGCATTGATTAAGTGCTTATATTTTGTTATCGTATATATGTTAATAGTGCTTTTAATTGACATTCACAAAAGTTTGCGTTGTAAATTAAAAGTACTTAATTAAAAATGAATAGAGGAAAGGGAGTATGTTATGACTATGAATACTTCAACTCCAGAACCAAATGGTAAGAAGTTTTCGCCTGTTTTTATTATTAGTGCAATTATAGTTGCGATTATTGTGGCAATTGGGGTGTTTATCCCTACACAATTTGGCGACTTTACAAATGAAATTAAGTTATGGATTACCGATAATTTAGGATGGTACTATCTCATTTTAACAACAATCATAGTATTTTTCTGTGTATTCTTAATTTTTAGTCCGATTGGAAAGTTAAAACTGGGGAGACCGAATGACAAGCCGGAATTTAATACTATTTCATGGTTTGCAATGTTATTTAGTGCAGGAATGGGGATTGGTTTAGTATTCTATGGAGCAGCGGAGCCACTTTCTCATTTTGCAGCGCCACCAAATGCTGATCCTAAAACAACGGAGGCATTTACTGAATCATTACGTTCCACATTTTTCCACTGGGGCTTTCATGCATGGGCAGTATATGGTGTCGTAGCATTGGCTTTAGCGTATTCCCAATTTAGAAAGGGAGAACCTGGACTAATCTCTAAGACCTTACGCCCTATTTTAGGAGATTATGTTGATGGTATCATTGGTACAATCATTGATGTGTTAGCTGTGTTTGCTACAGTTATTGGTGTAGCAGTTTCTCTAGGTATGGGTGCGCTTCAAATAGCAGGTGGATTAGAATATCTATTTGGGATACCAAATACAATTGTGACACAAGCTGTAATCATCATTGTTGTGACGATATTGTTTATTATGAGCGCTTGGTCTGGATTAAGTAAAGGTATCCAATATTTAAGTAATACAAATATTGGTCTAGGTACAATATTGCTCATTGCGGGATTAATTGCTGGTCCTACAGTACTTATTTTAGACATGTTTACAACTTCAACGGGTAGCTTATTAAATTCATTCCTATTTAATAGTTTTGATGCTGCAGCTACAAATCCAAGTAAACGTCAATGGATGACGGATTGGACGCTTTACTATTGGGGTTGGTGGTTAAGTTGGAGTCCATTTGTTGGTGTGTTTATTGCACGTGTTTCTAGAGGTAGATCAATTCGTGAATTTATTTCAGGTGTTTTATTAGTACCTGTAATTGTGAGTTTCTTATGGTTTAGTGTGTTTGGTGTTTTAGGTATTGAAACTGCTAAAAAGCATCAAAAGATTTTTGAAATGTCTTCAGAAACACAATTGTTTGGTGTATTCCATCAATTGCCAATGGGTATGGTTTTATCCATCATTGCGTTATTACTTATTGCATCATTTTTCATTACATCAGCAGATTCGGCAACGTTCGTTTTAGGTATGCAAACAACAAGGGGTTCTCTCAATCCAAGTTCGTTAATTAAGGTCACTTGGGGAATTGCACAATCTCTTATTGCATTCGTATTGTTATTATCAGGCGGTGGAGATAGTGCTGCAGGTTTAAATGCATTGCAAAGCGCGGCTATTATTAGTGCTTTACCGTTCTCATTTATTGTTATAATGATGATGATTAGTTTCTACAAGGATGCTAACCAAGAGCGTAAGTTTTTAGGATTAACACTAACACCTAATAAACACCGTCTCAAAGAATATGTTGCGAATTCACAACAAGATTATGAAGATGAACTTATTTCAAAGCGTAAAGCTTTACGTGAACAGGAAAAATAATTAGTTTTAATATAAATGCATTCAGAAGAGTCTGGGGTATCAATCCTAAAATAATAGCGTAGAGATGGTTCAATGATTGAATCACCTCTACGCTTTTCCTTTATCAATAATTCGTATGCCCTCAGGAGTCTCGCCAACAATACGACGTGATATACATGTAATTTTACATTGAAATACTTTTTGAAAAAAGCCACTTTCGTATCATTGAATGAATCATCTTATTTTAAGAAAACTTCGAGATATTTATGTCCCAGCCTGTTATTCATTGAAAATGATTCTCAACTAATAAAATATACTTATTACACTCACTCTTAGTGATAACTTTTTTTTATAGTAACTAATTATAAATGCGAAACTTCAAAAAGGGTCTTTTCCTTCTTATTCAGTTGTATTCATATCATCTTAATTATACAATTAAATAAACGGCATATAAATATATCAGGGGGGATATTTAATGGCTTCTAATTTAAAAGAACAATCTAAAAAGTCATTTCAAGTTAATGGTAAAGAATTAACGTATTATGATTTAAATACGTTAGAAGAACAAGGTTTAACTCAAGTAAGTCGTTTGCCATATTCAATTCGTGTACTATTAGAATCGGTTTTGCGTCAAGAAGATGGTCATGTTATTACAGATGAACATATCAAAGCGTTATCGACTTTTGGAAAAGAGAATGAAAAAGGTGAAGTGCCATTTAAGCCGTCACGTGTCATTCTCCAAGATTTTACAGGTGTTCCAGCTGTTGTTGACTTAGCATCATTACGTAAAGCAATGGATGATGTTGGTGGAGATTTATCTAAAATTAATCCTGAAGTACCTGTTGATTTAGTTATTGACCACTCTGTTCAAGTTGATAGTTATGCTAATACAGATGCTTTAGAAAATAACATGAAGTTAGAGTTTGAGCGTAACTATGAGCGTTATCAATTTTTAAACTGGGCTACAAAAGCATTTGATAATTATAATGCTGTACCGCCAGCAACAGGTATCGTTCACCAAGTTAACTTAGAGTATTTAGCAAATGTAGTTCACGTTCGTGAAGAAAATGGGGAGAATGTTGCATTTCCTGATACATTAGTAGGTACTGACTCTCATACGACAATGATTAATGGACTAGGCGTATTAGGTTGGGGTGTCGGCGGTATTGAAGCTGAAGCCGGAATGCTCGGACAACCTTCTTATTTCCCAATTCCTGAGGTTATAGGTGTTCGCTTAACAAATGAACTTCCTCAAGGTGCGACTGCTACTGACTTGGCTTTACGTGTTACAGAATTATTACGTAAAAAGGGTGTAGTAGGGAAATTTGTTGAGTTCTACGGTCCAGGTGTAGATAAGTTGCCATTAGCAGATCGTGCAACTATCGCAAATATGGCTCCTGAGTACGGTGCGACGTGTGGTTTCTTCCCAGTGGATGATGAAACTTTAAAATATTTACGTTTAACAGGTCGTACGGATGATCATATTGAAATAGTTGAAAAATACTTAAAAGAAAATCATTTATTCTTCGATGTTTCTGAAGAACCTAATTATACGGATGTCGTTGATTTAGATTTATCAACTGTTGAAGCTTCTTTATCAGGACCAAAACGACCTCAAGACTTAATATTCTTAAGTGATATGAAAAAAGAATTTGAAAAGTCTGTCACAGCACCAGCCGGTAACCAAGGTCACGGTTTAAGTAAAGATGAATTTGATAAAAAAGCAACTATTCAATTTAAAGATGGTTCAACAACTGAAATGAAAACAGGAGATATTGCAATAGCTGCAATTACTTCATGTACAAATACATCTAACCCATACGTTATGTTAGGGGCAGGTTTATTAGCTAAAAATGCAGTTGAAAAAGGATTGAAAGTACCTGAATATGTCAAAACATCATTAGCGCCAGGGTCTAAAGTTGTAACAGGCTATCTACGCGATGCAGGCTTACAGTCGTATTTAGATCAATTAGGATTTAACTTAGTAGGTTATGGATGTACGACATGTATTGGTAACTCTGGTCCTTTACTTGAGGAGATTGAATCAGCAATCGCTGAAGAAGATTTACTTGTTACATCTGTATTATCAGGTAACAGAAACTTTGAAGGACGTATCCATCCTTTAGTGAAAGCGAACTATCTTGCATCACCACAACTTGTTGTAGCTTATGCTTTAGCTGGTACAGTTGATATTGACCTTCAAAATGAATCATTAGGTAAAGGTAAAGATGGTGAAGACGTCTACCTTAAAGACATCTGGCCTACAATTAAAGAAGTGGCAGATACTGTAGAAAGTACAGTAACGCCAGAACTATTCAAAGAAGAATATAAGAGTGTTTATGATAATAATGAGCTTTGGAATCAAATTGACACGACTGAACAACCTTTATACAACTTTGATCCTAAATCAACATATATTCAAAACCCTACATTCTTCCAAGGTTTATCTAAAGAGCCTGAATCTATTAAGCCTTTAAGTGATTTACGTGTAATGGGTAAATTTGGAGATTCTGTCACAACTGACCACATTTCTCCTGCTGGTGCAATTGGTAAAGATACACCGGCTGGTAAATACTTATTAGATAACGGGGTTTCACCGCGTGATTTTAACTCATACGGATCTCGTCGTGGTAACCATGAAGTCATGGTACGTGGTACATTTGCAAATATTCGTATCAAAAACCAATTAGCGCCAGGTACAGAAGGCGGATTTACAACATACTGGCCTACTGGTGAAGTAATGCCTATCTTTGATGCGGCTATGAAATATAAGCAAGACGGTACTGGTTTAGTTGTGTTAGCTGGTCATGATTATGGAATGGGCTCTTCTCGTGACTGGGCTGCTAAAGGGACTAACTTGTTAGGTGTCAAAACAGTTATTGCACAAAGTTATGAACGTATCCATCGCTCAAACCTTGTAATGATGGGTGTGTTGCCATTACAATTTTTAGAAGGTGAATCGGCTGATACACTTGGTTTAGAGGGTAAAGAGAACATTTCAGTTGATATTAATGAAAATATTAAGCCGGGTGAAAGAGTTAAAGTTACAGCTACTAAAGAAGATGGTTCTACGATTTCATTTGAAGCGAAAGCAAGATTTGATTCAAATGTTGAAATTGATTATTATCGTCATGGTGGTATTTTACAATTAGTATTACGCAAAAAATTAGCTTAAAATCAAGCGTATACTTTTCATAATAGTTAATGTTTAGGGTAAGATATGAAGTGGAGTCGGGTGTGGTTTCACTTCTGTCTTACTCTTCTTTTTTTGATGGAAAAACGAATTTATAAAGTTCGAGAAAGAGGGCAAAATCATGATTTATTCATTAACTGAAATTGAAGCTAGATATCAAGAAACAGACCAGATGGGGGTCATTTATCATGGAAATTATGCAACGTGGTTCGAAGTTGCACGAACAGATTACATACGTAAGCTAGGACTTAATTATGCTGAAATGGAGCAAGTTGGCGTTGTTTCGCCAGTCGTTTCGCTCAATATTCAGTATAAAAAAAGTGTGACCTATCCTGAAAAAGTAAAGGTTAAAACGTGGGTATCAAAGTTTTCAAAATTACGTTCCCGTTATAAATATGAAATATATAACGAAAAAGATGAAATTGTAACGACTGGTTATACAGATAACGTTATTGTCACAAAAGAAAATAATAAGCCAGTTCGTTTAGATAAAGCATTTCCAAATTGGTATGAAATTTATCATAGTGTAAATGAGCGCAATGAGAATCAAGAAGATATGGAGATTAAATAAAAGGTCGACAAACTTATAAATAAAAGAGTTTGATATATATGAGTAATCGAAAAAATTCGAGGTTTTCTGTAAAAATTCACGAAAAAATCTCAAAGTTTTTCCTTATTGAATAAAAGTAAACGCTAAGACGCATTTTTATTAAAAATCATCTTAGCGTTATTTATTTTGGGATTTATGTCCCCAGCATGTGCTTCTATCTATCATTTTTTATGAAGCTGTTTGGGTCTCAGCTTGATATATTATTTCATCATTATGAATGTCTATTTGTAAGGTATGATCATCAAAATACCATACATCTTTTTCAGCAACAACTAACCTTAAGCCATCCAAAATTTCTTCGTAACCAATTTCATCAATATCACGTTCAAATTCAACATTAAATGCTGGACTGAATCCTTGTTTAAGTTGAAATTCACCACCGTAACGTACGTAAAATTGTAATACTTTTTGTTCTTCTGGTAAATCCAACTCATCTTTAAACCATTGTATCGCATTATCTGTAAGTTCTATTTTCATATATAAACTCCTCTCAAACGATAGATATTTGCTTCTATTGTAAAGTGTTTGGACAAGAATTTAAACTTTTGTGATTACATCCATTTAATTTTAGGTTCTGTTCCTTTGATAATACGCTTAATATTACTTGTATGACGAAAAATCAATAAACCAGCAACAATAAAGCTTACAATTAATAAAACATAATCTTGAACAAAAAAAGAACCGATGCAACAACAAATTGCAGCTATGATACTTGATAATGAAACATATTTTGATAAATATAAAATAACAAAGAAAATCGTAATCAAGATTAAAAATAAAAGTGGATTAACCCCTAGTAATACCCCTGCACTTGTTGCGACTGCTTTTCCACCTTTAAATTTGAGGTAGATTGGATATACATGGCCAATGATAGCAAAAATACCAATGAGTAAACCGTGCATTTCGATATGGAATAGCATTGGCAAAAATACGACGATAAACCCTTTAAATATATCTAAAAAAGTGACGACAAAGCCTGCTGGTTTTCCTAATACTCTGAAACTATTTGTAGCCCCCGTATTGCCGCTTCCATGCTCTCTAATGTCAATATTAAAAAAGATTTTTCCTATTAAAACACCGCTTGGAATAGAGCCGATTAAATAACTGATAATGATGAGAACCAATACCATCATATGTTTTCACATCCTTTTAGTACCTACTCACATTTTAACACAATTGAATGTGATATGTATTGCGAAATTATGCGTGCTTATTAAAATATATAATAACAACGATGACAAATGAGTAGATTGACGATACTCATTTTGATTGAAACATTGAAGAAAGAAAAAAATTTAAAAGTAGATTATGAATCATTTTGTATTTGTACTTGCATTTTTGCAGTTTTTATATAAGAATATCTATTGTATAGTTTTAAAAACGAACGTATGTTTGTAGGAGGGGAATTACGTGTCAGCAACAATTAATAACAACTACTCGGATGACTCGATTCAAGTTTTAGAAGGTCTAGAAGCTGTAAGAAAAAGACCGGGTATGTATATAGGTTCTACAGATAAACGTGGCTTGCATCATTTGGTCTATGAAGTGGTCGATAATTCTGTAGATGAAATTTTAAATGGTTATGGTAATGAAATAAGCGTAACGATTAATAAAGATGAAAGTATTACAATTGCTGATAATGGACGTGGGATGCCGACTGGAATGCATCAATCCGGTAAACCTACAGTTGAAGTCATTTTTACCGTTCTACATGCTGGTGGAAAGTTTGGACAAGGTGGCTATAAAACATCAGGTGGACTTCATGGGGTTGGTGCATCTGTAGTGAATGCTTTGAGCGAATGGCTAACAGTTGAGATTCATAGAGAAGGTTATAAATTTGAACAAAAGTTTGCTCATGGTGGCATACCACAAACAAAATTAGTTAAAAAAGGCAAAACACGTAACCGTGGTACAATTGTTACATTTAAACCTGATTCAAAAATATTCAAAAGTACAACACAGTTTAACTTTGATATATTAAGTGAACGCCTACAAGAATCAGCCTTTTTATTGAAAAATTTAAAAATTACTTTAGAAGACAAGCGTGTGAATAAAGAGCGTACGGAAGTTTATCATTACGAAGAAGGAATTAAAGCTTTTGTTCATTATGTTAATGAAGGCAAAGAAGTACTTCACGATGTTGCGCTATTTCAAGGAGAATCAAACGGTATTGAAGTAGATGTTTCCTTTCAATACAATGATCAATACTCTGAAAGCATTATGAGTTTTGTCAATAATGTCCGTACTAAAGACGGTGGTACACACGAGGTTGGATTTAAAACAGCAATGACACGTGTTTTTAATGATTATGCTAGACGTATTGGTGAATTAAAAACGAAAGACAAAAATTTAGAAGGTAATGATATACGTGAAGGT from Staphylococcus felis harbors:
- the mscL gene encoding large conductance mechanosensitive channel protein MscL, with the protein product MFQEFKAFALKGNVLDLAIAVVMGAAFNKIVTSLVENIIMPLIGLLFGEVDFAENWSMFGIKYGIFIQSVIDFIIIAFALFIFVKIANTIVKPSEVEEEIEENTVLLTEIRDLLRQQNKS
- a CDS encoding BCCT family transporter encodes the protein MNTSTPEPNGKKFSPVFIISAIIVAIIVAIGVFIPTQFGDFTNEIKLWITDNLGWYYLILTTIIVFFCVFLIFSPIGKLKLGRPNDKPEFNTISWFAMLFSAGMGIGLVFYGAAEPLSHFAAPPNADPKTTEAFTESLRSTFFHWGFHAWAVYGVVALALAYSQFRKGEPGLISKTLRPILGDYVDGIIGTIIDVLAVFATVIGVAVSLGMGALQIAGGLEYLFGIPNTIVTQAVIIIVVTILFIMSAWSGLSKGIQYLSNTNIGLGTILLIAGLIAGPTVLILDMFTTSTGSLLNSFLFNSFDAAATNPSKRQWMTDWTLYYWGWWLSWSPFVGVFIARVSRGRSIREFISGVLLVPVIVSFLWFSVFGVLGIETAKKHQKIFEMSSETQLFGVFHQLPMGMVLSIIALLLIASFFITSADSATFVLGMQTTRGSLNPSSLIKVTWGIAQSLIAFVLLLSGGGDSAAGLNALQSAAIISALPFSFIVIMMMISFYKDANQERKFLGLTLTPNKHRLKEYVANSQQDYEDELISKRKALREQEK
- the acnA gene encoding aconitate hydratase AcnA: MASNLKEQSKKSFQVNGKELTYYDLNTLEEQGLTQVSRLPYSIRVLLESVLRQEDGHVITDEHIKALSTFGKENEKGEVPFKPSRVILQDFTGVPAVVDLASLRKAMDDVGGDLSKINPEVPVDLVIDHSVQVDSYANTDALENNMKLEFERNYERYQFLNWATKAFDNYNAVPPATGIVHQVNLEYLANVVHVREENGENVAFPDTLVGTDSHTTMINGLGVLGWGVGGIEAEAGMLGQPSYFPIPEVIGVRLTNELPQGATATDLALRVTELLRKKGVVGKFVEFYGPGVDKLPLADRATIANMAPEYGATCGFFPVDDETLKYLRLTGRTDDHIEIVEKYLKENHLFFDVSEEPNYTDVVDLDLSTVEASLSGPKRPQDLIFLSDMKKEFEKSVTAPAGNQGHGLSKDEFDKKATIQFKDGSTTEMKTGDIAIAAITSCTNTSNPYVMLGAGLLAKNAVEKGLKVPEYVKTSLAPGSKVVTGYLRDAGLQSYLDQLGFNLVGYGCTTCIGNSGPLLEEIESAIAEEDLLVTSVLSGNRNFEGRIHPLVKANYLASPQLVVAYALAGTVDIDLQNESLGKGKDGEDVYLKDIWPTIKEVADTVESTVTPELFKEEYKSVYDNNELWNQIDTTEQPLYNFDPKSTYIQNPTFFQGLSKEPESIKPLSDLRVMGKFGDSVTTDHISPAGAIGKDTPAGKYLLDNGVSPRDFNSYGSRRGNHEVMVRGTFANIRIKNQLAPGTEGGFTTYWPTGEVMPIFDAAMKYKQDGTGLVVLAGHDYGMGSSRDWAAKGTNLLGVKTVIAQSYERIHRSNLVMMGVLPLQFLEGESADTLGLEGKENISVDINENIKPGERVKVTATKEDGSTISFEAKARFDSNVEIDYYRHGGILQLVLRKKLA
- a CDS encoding HesB/YadR/YfhF family protein, translated to MKIELTDNAIQWFKDELDLPEEQKVLQFYVRYGGEFQLKQGFSPAFNVEFERDIDEIGYEEILDGLRLVVAEKDVWYFDDHTLQIDIHNDEIIYQAETQTAS
- the plsY gene encoding glycerol-3-phosphate 1-O-acyltransferase PlsY encodes the protein MMVLVLIIISYLIGSIPSGVLIGKIFFNIDIREHGSGNTGATNSFRVLGKPAGFVVTFLDIFKGFIVVFLPMLFHIEMHGLLIGIFAIIGHVYPIYLKFKGGKAVATSAGVLLGVNPLLFLILITIFFVILYLSKYVSLSSIIAAICCCIGSFFVQDYVLLIVSFIVAGLLIFRHTSNIKRIIKGTEPKIKWM
- the menI gene encoding 1,4-dihydroxy-2-naphthoyl-CoA hydrolase MenI, which encodes MIYSLTEIEARYQETDQMGVIYHGNYATWFEVARTDYIRKLGLNYAEMEQVGVVSPVVSLNIQYKKSVTYPEKVKVKTWVSKFSKLRSRYKYEIYNEKDEIVTTGYTDNVIVTKENNKPVRLDKAFPNWYEIYHSVNERNENQEDMEIK